A stretch of Lachancea thermotolerans CBS 6340 chromosome D complete sequence DNA encodes these proteins:
- a CDS encoding KLTH0D10362p (no similarity) yields the protein MCPCARSKPLDALCTNPAQRTPSTDTPLPQPPVAAARAPWPPEMRLWRAACVPERPCCYATPLRTTHYGILGAALRCWERKRQRKRNERARRADGDSAGGNLPPRKTACTARSAQRARQAQRRAVRCPAIVACVLGFVGENASLSCAATCCSFGATTAPGAEAFPDDCPFGVWLPQRRTRYRLARGEKEEVIEAVGEERRLWAQRSVAMGETHRREAPARRVRRERRMERAARQSGRGARGR from the coding sequence ATGTGCCCATGTGCACGCTCTAAGCCACTCGATGCGCTTTGTACGAACCCCGCCCAACGGACCCCGTCAACCGATACGCCCCTGCCCCAGCCACCCGTCGCTGCTGCCCGCGCGCCGTGGCCACCGGAGATGCGCCTCTGGCGCGCGGCTTGCGTGCCCGAGAGACCCTGCTGTTACGCCACGCCGCTACGTACGACGCATTACGGAATACTGGGCGCTGCGCTGCGCTGCTgggaaagaaaaagacagagaaagagaaacgAACGCGCCAGAAGAGCCGACGGCGACAGCGCCGGCGGGAATTTGCCACCGCGTAAAACCGCGTGCACCGCAAGAAGTGCACAGCGAGCACGGCAGGCGCAAAGACGAGCCGTTCGGTGTCCCGCGATCGTGGCTTGCGTTTTGGGCTTTGTTGGGGAAAACGCCAGCCTTTCCTGCGCTGCCACGTGCTGCAGCTTCGGTGCTACAACGGCTCCGGGCGCGGAAGCCTTTCCGGACGACTGCCCGTTTGGCGTTTGGCTCCCGCAGCGGCGCACGCGGTACAGGCTGGCGCGAggagagaaagaagaggtgATAGAAGCCGTAGGCGAGGAGAGGCGCTTGTGGGCGCAGCGGAGCGTTGCTATGGGCGAGACGCACAGGCGGGAAGCGCCGGCGAGGCGAGTGAGGCGAGAGCGGCGAATGGAGCGCGCCGCGCGGCAGAGCGGCAGGGGTGCCCGTGGGAGGTGA
- the RDS2 gene encoding gluconeogenesis transcription factor RDS2 (similar to uniprot|P19541 Saccharomyces cerevisiae YPL133C RDS2 Regulator of drug sensitivity Transcriptional regulator) — protein MNESSQKKRKKVSKACLYCRRSHMICDEQRPCSRCLRRDIGHLCRDEDSRLPMDVEVDPERIQPTLASLDKQHPALQQPPKNVAYSGLLSQQPTFVSEHVGSEFLSLNEFMNMLEEPIILEPPAVTHSAPRNPEDQPTLKENFFLTAADPSAEMTPEDRLKSVINAKLEAGLLRPYNYAQGYARLQTYMDKHMDFLSKQRILKPLSIIRPEFRAIARSLKDVDLILVEESFERMLLSYDRVFTSMSMPACLWRRTGEIYRGNKEFASLVDCKVDDLRDGKLAIYELMTEESAVNFWEKYGSIAFDKAQKAVLTSCNLRARDGGRQRSCCFSFTIRRDRYNIPICIVGNFIPTS, from the coding sequence ATGAACGAATCAAGCCagaagaagcgcaagaaaGTGTCAAAGGCCTGCCTCTATTGCCGGCGGTCGCATATGATTTGCGATGAGCAGAGGCCTTGTTCGCGGTGCTTGCGTCGAGATATCGGCCACCTTTGCCGTGACGAAGACTCGAGACTGCCTATGGATGTCGAAGTCGATCCAGAGCGAATACAACCGACGCTAGCATCTCTGGACAAGCAGCACCCAGCGCTACAGCAGCCGCCCAAAAACGTCGCCTACAGCGGCCTTTTGTCACAGCAGCCCACGTTTGTTTCAGAGCACGTCGGGTCCGAGTTCTTGTCTCTCAACGAGTTTATGAACATGCTGGAGGAACCAATTATTCTTGAGCCGCCGGCGGTTACACATAGCGCGCCCCGCAATCCTGAGGATCAGCCTACGctgaaagaaaacttctttctcaCCGCAGCAGACCCGTCCGCGGAAATGACCCCAGAAGATCGACTGAAATCCGTGATAAACGCCAAATTGGAGGCCGGTCTGCTGCGGCCATATAACTACGCGCAGGGATATGCCCGGTTACAGACATACATGGATAAGCATATGGATTTTCTTTCCAAACAGCGTATCCTCAAACCGTTGTCGATAATTCGGCCCGAGTTCAGGGCTATTGCGCGATCTCTGAAAGATGTAGATCTTATCTTGGTTGAGGAAAGTTTCGAACGTATGCTTCTGTCATATGATCGGGTTTTTACATCCATGAGTATGCCGGCTTGTCTCTGGAGAAGAACTGGTGAAATTTACCGTGGGAACAAAGAGTTTGCGTCCCTGGTGGACTGCAAAGTCGATGACCTGCGGGACGGGAAATTGGCTATTTATGAACTTATGACAGAAGAGAGTGCCGTGAACTTCTGGGAAAAATACGGGTCGATTGCCTTTGacaaagcccaaaaggCTGTGCTCACAAGTTGTAACCTTCGCGCACGAGACGGCGGGAGGCAAAGGTCTTGCTGTTTCAGCTTTACAATTCGAAGAGATCGTTATAATATTCCTATATGTATCGTGGGAAACTTTATTCCAACGAGTTAG
- the RCN2 gene encoding Rcn2p (weakly similar to uniprot|Q12044 Saccharomyces cerevisiae YOR220W Hypothetical ORF), with protein MLHTTPKTQILITDVPAQDFACGWPQQLQSQLFDREFPQLKHSCLYYTPLAFLHRVVLIFDQEPATLQVHEFLTRALAGKPVKIFLTESLLAKPRAKSFDAAPDHVPDFDVEPRAKPQLSLDTHSSPANSPSLSPDRSDPHSPTALKSLEDGKVHLYQEPLPAADAPGDDASPRGETKLLYKPRLSLDTRSSGASHSSFSVPMSPSITLNEFPQ; from the coding sequence ATGCTCCACACCACGCCCAAAACTCAGATCCTCATCACAGACGTGCCCGCGCAGGACTTCGCCTGCGGCTGGccgcagcagctgcagtcgcagctcttcgaccGCGAGTTCCCGCAGCTCAAGCACAGCTGCCTGTACTACACGCCGCTCGCGTTCCTCCACCGCGTCGTGCTCATCTTCGACCAGGAGCCCGCCACGCTGCAGGTGCACGAGTTCCTGACGCGCGCCCTCGCCGGCAAGCCCGTCAAGATCTTCCTCACGGAGTCGCTGCTCGCGAAGCCGCGCGCCAAGTCCTTCGACGCCGCGCCCGACCACGTGCCCGACTTCGACGTCGAGCCCCGCGCCAAGCCCCAGCTCTCCCTCGACACCCACAGCTCGCCCGCCAACTCGCCCTCGCTGTCGCCCGACCGCTCCGACCCGCACTCGCCCACCGCGCTCAAGTCGCTGGAGGACGGCAAGGTCCACCTCTACCAGGAGCCGCTGCCCGCCGCCGACGCCCCCGGCGACGACGCCTCTCCGCGCGGCGAGACGAAGCTGCTGTACAAGCCGCGGCTATCGCTCGACACCAGGAGCTCGGGCGCCTCGCACTCGAGCTTCTCCGTGCCCATGAGCCCCAGCATTACTCTCAACGAGTTTCCCCAGTGA
- the MCT1 gene encoding [acyl-carrier-protein] S-malonyltransferase (weakly similar to uniprot|Q12283 Saccharomyces cerevisiae YOR221C MCT1 Predicted malonyl-CoA:ACP transferase putative component of a type-II mitochondrial fatty acid synthase that produces intermediates for phospholipid remodeling) — translation MKVITFPGQGTPVALNVFRSYLAEGSSAFRAVFRDSGRIGVTRTIEQRPADPVSIAACSFLLFDLYRRSRKNNAEELLFLGHSLGELGCLGAGNRLFGLSETMKIASLRNKLMINAAGGNKYELWAISAPRSQNLECELQPLLRVTDVNLANVNSRMQCVVTVPQGYTTDSKGTPQWAAELALQVPRCRIQRLENPYHIPFHNKNILQGIEEPLLDHMWQKLKSQGLHTKRELEHPIISNLNGKRITDVDKALESFAKSSCNVVNFVACCDTLNSLGVSKAVHIGPGEVIGKLMHRNCKLEKSQEWNTVEDITKELGDVQDSNSLE, via the coding sequence ATGAAAGTGATAACGTTTCCTGGCCAGGGAACGCCCGTCGCGCTGAATGTGTTTAGATCTTATTTAGCTGAGGGAAGTAGCGCATTTCGAGCCGTTTTTCGGGATAGCGGACGTATTGGGGTTACACGAACAATTGAACAGCGGCCGGCAGATCCCGTGTCGATTGCAGCGTGTTCGTTCCTACTGTTTGATTTGTATCGGAGGAGCCGAAAGAACAACGCCGAAGAGCTCCTCTTTTTAGGTCACTCGCTGGGCGAGTTGGGATGTCTAGGGGCCGGGAACAGACTTTTCGGACTTTCAGAAACGATGAAAATTGCAAGTTTGAGGAACAAGCTTATGATAAATGCCGCAGGTGGGAACAAATATGAGCTTTGGGCAATATCGGCTCCCCGCTCGCAAAACCTAGAATGCGAGCTACAGCCCTTGCTACGCGTCACCGACGTCAACCTCGCCAACGTCAACAGTCGAATGCAGTGCGTAGTGACGGTTCCCCAGGGTTATACAACGGATAGTAAAGGGACACCACAGTGGGCTGCCGAGCTGGCTCTGCAGGTGCCGCGATGTAGAATTCAGAGGCTTGAAAACCCTTACCATATCCCATTCCACAATAAGAACATCCTCCAGGGTATAGAGGAACCATTGCTCGACCATATGTggcaaaagctcaaaagccaGGGCTTACACACAAAGCGTGAGTTGGAGCATCCAATCATATCCAACTTGAACGGGAAGCGCATCACCGATGTCGATAAGGCGCtcgaaagctttgcaaagaGCAGCTGCAACGTAGTTAATTTCGTGGCGTGTTGCGACACCCTAAATTCGCTGGGCGTCAGCAAGGCAGTCCACATAGGACCAGGCGAAGTTATTGGCAAGCTAATGCACCGGAATTGTAAGCTCGAAAAGTCACAAGAATGGAACACTGTCGAAGACATTACGAAGGAACTTGGCGATGTTCAGGATTCTAACTCGTTGGAATAA
- the STE13 gene encoding Ste13p (similar to uniprot|P33894 Saccharomyces cerevisiae YOR219C STE13 Dipeptidyl aminopeptidase Golgi integral membrane protein that cleaves on the carboxyl side of repeating -X-Ala- sequences required for maturation of alpha factor transcription is induced by a- factor): MEPSYKKRHPSLYLLKSNSSAQFMPAQEFELQPKGEAPGTAGKLPRDEEAQVTDGADFLSRVPFRDFQNRIRVRKSAVIFLALIISWLTVGFSVLRFKDSNLSLSKPASPSGRTFSIENVLNGEFSYYDTYFKFIRPGVLHQPQDNDPGLYLKIENKNGIPKYVAKQLVDVEFYKELGRTSFTYGDVEYQVSDFDVSHRLDKAILATDLEKKFRHSSTAYYWLKDIPTNTYRPISPFPEDGKLYKLSFARFSPHRNFVYFVYNNDLYVQSATNSQGFRRLTADGSEDVKNGRPDWVYEEEVLASDQAVWWAPDDSQIVFAKFNDSEVLTESVPTYINEQAYDDVQQIKYPKPGTPNPRVQLFSYKMSEGVTYSIPFGGETGGRILYAAQWLDNNHFMFKDTDRASQAMFVKIYESNARKVSTVRIINATAYSGWIEKVKDVQPIPPSEIHGRSELSYVDVQVDESGYPHLFHFKSVFASTGTQLTFGDWEVTGKGIVGYDQDADSVFFLSNRLSRFSQHLFMVPLREDSTKAAHGLQDPRDRDSFYEFELSVSCRFGVKRYLGPDEPMSDAGVLTSLLLNDQSRAITQLTSNAGMLEALKKYDLPKSSFSSTQLDDDVQIDYKETVPYDFDPRKKHPLLIHVYGGPGSQTVDHKFAISLEESLASSANAIVLSIEPRGTGGRGWPYRSWAKNKIGYWEPRDIISVVKDYVNKHSDSIDPDHVAIWGWSYGGFVTLKTLELDQGQIFKYGVAVAPVTNWKYYNSIYTERYLGLFENNEKAYEDTSLIKDVQNFSSVKRFLLIHGSADDNVHVKNTMQLLDNFNLNNVKNYDLSIFPDSEHSIVFHNANRVVYERIFNWIKNAFEGKLDNLSW; the protein is encoded by the coding sequence ATGGAACCTTCCTATAAGAAAAGACACCCTTCGCTGTATCTTCTGAAGTCCAACTCGAGTGCACAATTCATGCCAGCTCAGGAGTTCGAGTTACAGCCTAAGGGTGAGGCGCCGGGCACAGCTGGCAAGCTGCCCCGGGACGAGGAAGCTCAAGTCACTGACGGCGCCGATTTCCTCAGCCGCGTCCCGTTCAGGGACTTCCAAAACCGAATTCGAGTCAGGAAATCTGCTGTGATATTCCTGGCTTTAATCATCTCTTGGCTGACCGTGGGCTTCTCTGTCCTCCGCTTCAAGGACAGCAACTTATCGCTCTCGAAGCCAGCATCGCCTTCGGGGCGCACATTCAGCATCGAAAACGTACTCAATGGCGAGTTTTCTTACTACGACACttacttcaagttcattaGACCAGGTGTCCTTCACCAACCCCAGGACAACGATCCGGGTTTGTATCTGAAGATTGAAAATAAGAACGGAATTCCTAAATATGTCGCTAAACAATTGGTGGATGTGGAGTTCTACAAGGAACTCGGCCGCACAAGCTTCACATACGGCGATGTCGAATACCAGGTTTCCGATTTCGACGTGTCGCATCGCCTGGATAAGGCGATCCTGGCAACCGATCTCGAAAAAAAGTTTCGCCATTCCTCAACTGCATACTACTGGCTCAAAGATATTCCGACGAATACCTATCGGCCCATTTCACCTTTCCCAGAGGACGGGAAACTTTACAAGCTATCTTTCGCGCGCTTTTCTCCCCATCGCAACTTTGTTTACTTTGTCTACAATAACGACTTGTATGTGCAAAGCGCAACGAATTCTCAAGGCTTCAGGCGGTTGACTGCTGATGGCTCTGAAGATGTCAAAAACGGGAGACCAGATTGGGTGtacgaagaagaagttttggCCAGTGACCAGGCCGTTTGGTGGGCCCCAGACGACTCTCAAATTGTGTTCGCCAAGTTTAATGATTCCGAAGTTCTCACAGAAAGCGTTCCAACTTACATCAACGAGCAAGCTTACGACGACGTTCAACAAATAAAATACCCAAAGCCAGGCACCCCGAACCCGCGAGTTCAACTTTTTTCCTACAAAATGAGCGAAGGTGTCACATACTCAATCCCTTTCGGCGGTGAGACTGGGGGCAGGATTCTTTACGCGGCTCAGTGGCTCGACAATAATCACTTTATGTTTAAGGATACTGACCGCGCTTCTCAAGCCATGTTCGTTAAAATTTATGAATCGAACGCGCGGAAAGTGTCAACAGTAAGAATCATCAATGCCACGGCTTATTCTGGTTGGATCGAAAAAGTCAAAGACGTCCAACCTATACCGCCGAGCGAAATTCATGGAAGAAGCGAGCTGAGCTATGTTGACGTTCAGGTCGACGAATCCGGCTACCCTCACTTGTTCCACTTCAAGTCAGTATTCGCTTCAACGGGGACTCAGCTCACTTTTGGTGATTGGGAAGTGACCGGGAAAGGCATAGTTGGCTATGACCAAGATGCTGAttctgttttctttctgtcGAATCGACTGAGCCGTTTTTCTCAGCATTTGTTCATGGTACCGTTAAGGGAAGACTCCACGAAAGCCGCTCATGGTTTACAAGATCCGCGTGATCGCGATTCTTTCTATGAATTTGAGCTAAGTGTTAGTTGCAGGTTTGGTGTCAAACGTTACCTTGGTCCCGATGAGCCCATGTCGGATGCTGGCGTCTTAACTTCACTGTTACTAAACGACCAATCAAGAGCTATCACCCAACTGACGTCAAATGCTGGAATGTtagaagctttgaaaaagtacgACCTTCCCAAGTCTTCTTTCAGTAGCACGCAGCTCGATGACGATGTTCAGATAGACTACAAAGAAACTGTTCCTTATGATTTTGACCCTAGAAAAAAACATCCTTTGCTGATACATGTCTATGGCGGGCCAGGGTCTCAAACCGTCGATCACAAATTCGCGATCTCTCTGGAGGAGAGCTTGGCCTCTAGCGCCAATGCTATTGTTTTGAGCATTGAGCCGAGGGGAACAGGCGGGCGAGGTTGGCCCTATAGAAGCTGGGCAAAGAATAAAATAGGTTACTGGGAGCCAAGAGATATTATAAGCGTAGTGAAGGACTACGTCAACAAGCACTCTGATTCCATTGACCCCGACCATGTTGCCATATGGGGGTGGTCGTACGGCGGTTTTGTTACTTTAAAAACTCTAGAACTGGATCAGGGCCAAATTTTCAAGTATGGGGTAGCAGTTGCCCCCGTTACAAATTGGAAGTACTACAATTCCATATACACTGAAAGGTACTTGGGCCTGTTCGAAAATAACGAGAAAGCGTACGAAGACACCTCACTTATTAAAGACGTTCAAAACTTCTCATCAGTTAAAAGGTTTTTGCTTATTCATGGAAGTGCCGATGATAACGTTCATGTTAAAAATACAATGCAGCTACTCGACAATTTTAACCTGAACAATGTCAAAAACTACGACCTAAGTATCTTTCCAGACTCTGAGCATTCCATCGTCTTTCACAACGCCAATAGAGTAGTTTACGAGCGGATTTTCAACTGgatcaaaaatgcattCGAAGGAAAACTTGACAACTTAAGTTGGTGA
- the COX11 gene encoding Cox11p (similar to uniprot|P19516 YPL132W Saccharomyces cerevisiae COX11 Mitochondrial membrane protein required for assembly of active cytochrome c oxidase) — protein MLHKLLFRAASRSIPARRLFSAGPMCLKNQSQIDISKLTQKEIQQLRSLKFQRDRQFKDRTAAYYFTSIAVLFLGLAYAAVPLYRAICARTGFGGIPITDKRKFTDDKLIPVESGKRIRVSFTSEVSQILPWKFVPEQREVHVLPGETALAFYKARNTSDKDIIGMATYSITPGDAAPYFNKIQCFCFEEQRLAAGEEIDMPVFFFIDPDFATDPRMRNIDDIVLHYTFFRAHYANGGAVSESANPQVMDSGSS, from the coding sequence ATGCTACATAAGCTGCTGTTTAGGGCAGCGAGCCGGAGCATTCCGGCCCGGAGGCTTTTCTCGGCTGGCCCCATGTGTCTGAAGAATCAGTCCCAGATCGACATCTCAAAGCTTACGCAGAAAGAaattcagcagctgcggTCCTTGAAGTTTCAAAGAGACCGCCAGTTCAAGGACCGCACCGCCGCGTACTACTTCACTAGTATCGCCGTGCTGTTTTTGGGGCTGGCGTATGCCGCTGTGCCGCTTTACCGTGCGATCTGCGCGCGCACGGGCTTCGGAGGTATTCCAATAACAGACAAACGTAAGTTCACAGACGACAAGCTGATTCCCGTGGAGAGCGGCAAGCGCATAAGGGTCTCGTTCACAAGCGAGGTATCCCAGATCCTGCCCTGGAAGTTCGTGCCGGAGCAGCGCGAGGTACATGTGCTGCCGGGTGAGACTGCGCTGGCCTTCTACAAGGCCAGAAACACCAGCGACAAGGACATCATCGGGATGGCGACATACAGCATCACGCCCGGGGACGCCGCGCcgtacttcaacaaaatccaGTGTTTCTGCTTTGAGGAGCAGAGGCTCGCGGCCGGAGAGGAAATCGACATGCCCgtgtttttcttcatcgacCCGGACTTCGCCACAGACCCCAGGATGCGCAACATCGATGACATTGTGCTGCACTACACGTTTTTCCGGGCGCACTACGCGAACGGTGGTGCGGTGAGCGAGAGCGCGAACCCGCAGGTGATGGACAGCGGCTCCAGCTGA
- the DSC3 gene encoding Dsc3p (similar to uniprot|Q12015 Saccharomyces cerevisiae YOR223W Hypothetical ORF) — translation MSGSELDGSPSQDRVVVVRFSDEQMEDLPLNVNNVSLSDVNTSWLRRMCRQLRGRSLSNRKLRFIRSGRFLNASTDLQLQRYFESTNDKFYVHCIVGQELTPQELANEDSVDETQQNTEGTTTQAIGFDRLRAVGFSDEEIELLRQRFRSTYGDLEELSRDNGEGQDIRQLEEHWMETGANDENDQLGAVGIANYKHNKDLLIGLVVGCVLGVFSFLLMKQEGLFNKRQKLAMVGGLLINMGFGAMLGFSRD, via the coding sequence ATGAGCGGAAGCGAGCTTGATGGCAGTCCGTCACAGGACAGAGTAGTTGTCGTGCGTTTCTCTGATGAACAAATGGAAGATCTACCTCTGAACGTGAACAATGTATCTCTTAGCGACGTGAATACCAGCTGGCTCCGTCGCATGTGCCGGCAGCTGCGAGGCCGGTCCTTAAGCAACAGAAAGCTAAGATTCATAAGAAGCGGCCGCTTCTTAAATGCAAGCACTGATTTGCAGCTTCAGCGCTACTTCGAGAGTACAAACGATAAGTTCTACGTGCACTGCATCGTGGGTCAGGAACTCACGCCCCAAGAACTTGCGAATGAAGATTCAGTAGATGAAACACAGCAAAATACAGAGGGGACCACTACTCAAGCTATTGGGTTTGACAGACTTCGTGCTGTGGGCTTCAGTGACGAAGAAATCGAGCTTCTGCGGCAACGGTTTCGCAGTACTTACGGCGACCTTGAGGAGCTTTCAAGGGACAATGGTGAAGGGCAGGACATTCGACAGCTTGAGGAGCACTGGATGGAAACCGGGGCAAATGACGAAAACGACCAGTTGGGTGCCGTTGGCATCGCTAATTATAAACACAATAAAGATCTACTAATAGGGCTGGTGGTCGGATGTGTGCTTGGGGTATTCAGCTTTCTACTAATGAAACAGGAAGGTCTGTTTAACAAGcgccaaaagcttgctATGGTCGGCGGACTCCTTATAAATATGGGTTTCGGAGCTATGTTGGGTTTCTCGCGGGATTAG
- the RPL5 gene encoding 60S ribosomal protein uL18 (highly similar to uniprot|P26321 Saccharomyces cerevisiae YPL131W RPL5 component of the large (60S) ribosomal subunit), producing MAFQKEIKSSAYHSRFQTPFRRRREGKTDYYQRKRLVAQHKAKYSSPKYRLVVRFTNKDIICQIVSSTITGDVVLVAAYSHELPRYGITHGLTNWAAAYATGLLVARRALQKLGLDETYPGVEEVEGEYQLTEAVEDGPRPFKVFLDIGLQRTTTGARVFGALKGASDGGLYVPHSESRFPGWDFEAEELDADMLRTYIFGGHVSQYMEELADDDEERFKELFKGYLADDIDADAVEDIYLEAHEKIREDPSFKPTEKKFTKEQYAAESKKYRQTKLSKEERRARVAAKIAALAQ from the coding sequence ATGGCCTTCCAGAAAGAGATCAAGAGCTCTGCGTACCACTCGCGTTTCCAGACCCCcttcagaagaagaagagagggTAAGACCGACTACTACCAGAGAAAGAGACTGGTCGCCCAGCACAAGGCCAAGTACTCTTCTCCTAAGTACAGACTGGTCGTGAGATTCACCAACAAGGACATCATCTGTCAGATCGTCTCTTCCACCATCACCGGCGATGTTGTCTTGGTCGCTGCCTACTCCCACGAGCTGCCAAGATACGGTATCACCCACGGTTTGACCAACTGGGCTGCCGCCTACGCCACCGGTCTGTTGGTTGCCAGAAGAGCCTTGCAGAAGTTGGGCCTCGACGAGACCTACCCAGGTGTCGAGGAGGTCGAGGGTGAGTACCAGCTCACCGAGGCCGTCGAGGACGGTCCTCGTCCATTCAAGGTCTTCTTGGACATTGGTTTGCAGAGAACCACCACCGGTGCCCGTGTCTTCGGTGCCCTAAAGGGTGCTTCCGACGGTGGCTTGTACGTCCCTCACTCCGAGAGCAGATTCCCAGGTTGGGACTTCGAGGCCGAGGAGCTCGACGCCGACATGCTAAGAACCTACATCTTCGGTGGCCACGTCTCCCAGTACATGGAGGAGTTGGCTGACGACGATGAGGAGAGATTCAAGGAGTTGTTCAAGGGCTACTTGGCCGACGACATCGACGCCGACGCCGTCGAGGACATCTACTTGGAGGCTCACGAGAAAATCAGAGAGGACCCATCTTTCAAGCCAAccgagaagaagttcacCAAGGAGCAATACGCTGCTGAGTCCAAGAAGTACAGACAAACCAAGCTGTCCAAGGAGGAGAGAAGAGCCCGTGTTGCCGCCAAGATTGCCGCTTTGGCCCAGTAA
- a CDS encoding KLTH0D10472p (similar to uniprot|Q99297 Saccharomyces cerevisiae YOR222W ODC2 Mitochondrial inner membrane transporter exports 2-oxoadipate and 2-oxoglutarate from the mitochondrial matrix to the cytosol for use in lysine and glutamate biosynthesis and in lysine catabolism) — translation MTDARPLPFIYQFAAGAVAGISEILVMYPLDVVKTRMQLQVAGGVGPQYNGVVNCLKQIVAKEGASRLYKGISSPVLMEAPKRATKFACNDEFQKIYKREFGVEKLTQSLSILSGASAGCCEAFVVVPFELVKIRLQDVSSKYNGPVDVVKRIIAQEGVLAMYNGLESTLWRHGVWNAGYFGIIFQVRSLLPQAQSKSQQTGNDLIAGTIGGTIGSLMSTPFDVVKSRVQNTAVVAGQARKYNWSWPSIFTIYREEGFSALYKGFVPKVLRLGPGGGILLVVFTGMMDFFRTVHYK, via the coding sequence ATGACAGACGCAAGACCCCTGCCATTTATCTACCAATTCGCCGCTGGTGCGGTTGCTGGCATTTCAGAAATCTTGGTGATGTATCCACTGGATGTCGTCAAGACCAGAATGCAGCTACAAGTGGCCGGTGGAGTCGGTCCACAGTACAACGGTGTCGTGAACTGCCTTAAACAAATTGTCGCCAAGGAGGGTGCGTCGAGATTGTACAAGGGGATCTCGTCGCCAGTGTTGATGGaagcgccaaaaagagcaaccAAATTTGCCTGTAACGACGAGTTCCAGAAAATCTACAAGCGCGAGTTTGGggttgaaaagctgacACAATCTCTCAGTATCCTAAGTGGTGCGTCCGCAGGATGCTGCGAGGCGTTTGTTGTGGTGCCATTCGAACTTGTTAAGATTCGTTTACAAGACGTTTCGTCGAAATACAACGGCCCTGTGGACGTGGTGAAGAGAATCATTGCCCAAGAAGGTGTCCTTGCCATGTACAATGGCCTGGAGTCCACACTGTGGCGTCACGGTGTGTGGAACGCAGGTTATTTTGGTATCATCTTCCAAGTTAGATCTCTATTGCCCCAAGCGCAATCCAAGTCACAACAGACAGGCAACGACTTGATCGCCGGTACGATCGGTGGTACAATCGGCTCTTTGATGAGCACGCCTTTCGATGTTGTTAAGTCACGTGTTCAGAATACTGCTGTGGTTGCCGGTCAGGCTAGAAAGTACAACTGGTCTTGGCCTTCCATCTTCACTATCTACAGAGAAGAGGGCTTCAGCGCGCTGTACAAGGGTTTCGTGCCTAAGGTTTTGAGGCTCGGCCCCGGCGGTGGTATTCTGCTGGTGGTGTTCACTGGTATGATGGACTTCTTCAGAACGGTCCACTACAAATAA